The Verrucomicrobiota bacterium genome window below encodes:
- the dprA gene encoding DNA-protecting protein DprA, which yields MNAKEALIALNMIDHVGPVRVRQLLEHFGEAPAILAASKSQLLKVRGVGEETAEAISRWERSVDLQGELRRIPEFDSHVLTQADELYPELLRQIYDPPIVLYVKGRLTEKEKNSVAMVGSRLTTHYGVEVARKLAYQLAYVGVTVVSGGARGIDTAAHQGALSGKGRTIAVLGTGINLVVPPENAELFERIAANGAVVTQFPFNRTADKQTFPIRNRIVAGMTLGTVVVEANLTSGALITANMAVDYGRQIFAVPGRIDSPRSKGCHELIKKGAKLCEGAEDILSEFEYLFPPSNRPPSPNETGSLPALELSDNEQKVYGALDTETTAIDDVIRQSGLPASAASVALLSLEMKRLVKQLPGKLFVRNQ from the coding sequence ATGAACGCCAAGGAAGCGTTGATCGCGCTCAACATGATCGATCACGTCGGGCCCGTCCGGGTCCGGCAACTCCTCGAACACTTCGGTGAAGCTCCGGCCATTCTGGCCGCGTCCAAGAGCCAATTGCTCAAAGTTCGCGGCGTCGGCGAGGAAACCGCCGAGGCGATCTCGCGCTGGGAACGCAGCGTGGACCTCCAGGGTGAATTGAGGCGAATCCCCGAGTTCGACTCCCACGTCCTCACGCAAGCGGATGAATTGTATCCCGAACTCCTGCGCCAGATTTACGACCCGCCCATTGTCCTCTACGTCAAAGGGCGCCTGACGGAGAAGGAGAAGAACTCCGTGGCCATGGTCGGCTCGCGCCTGACCACGCACTACGGCGTGGAGGTCGCCCGAAAGCTGGCCTACCAACTCGCCTACGTCGGCGTCACCGTGGTCAGCGGCGGCGCGCGCGGGATTGACACCGCCGCGCACCAGGGCGCGCTCAGCGGCAAAGGCCGCACCATCGCGGTGCTGGGCACGGGCATCAATCTGGTCGTGCCGCCGGAAAACGCCGAACTGTTCGAGCGCATCGCCGCGAACGGCGCGGTCGTCACGCAATTCCCGTTCAATCGCACGGCGGACAAGCAAACGTTTCCCATCCGGAACCGCATTGTCGCCGGCATGACGCTCGGCACTGTGGTCGTCGAAGCCAATCTCACGAGCGGCGCGTTGATCACGGCGAACATGGCGGTGGATTACGGCCGGCAGATCTTCGCCGTTCCGGGCCGGATCGATTCGCCGCGCAGCAAAGGCTGCCACGAGTTGATCAAAAAAGGCGCCAAACTTTGCGAAGGGGCCGAGGATATTCTGAGCGAGTTCGAATATCTCTTCCCGCCATCCAATCGCCCGCCCTCGCCCAATGAAACCGGCTCGCTGCCCGCGCTGGAGTTGTCCGACAACGAACAAAAGGTCTATGGGGCGCTCGACACCGAGACGACGGCGATCGACGACGTGATTCGGCAAAGCGGTTTGCCGGCGTCAGCGGCGTCCGTCGCGCTGCTGAGTTTGGAAATGAAACGGCTCGTCAAACAACTGCCGGGGAAGCTTTTTGTGAGGAATCAATGA
- a CDS encoding TonB-dependent receptor: protein MRPRPTPQLCKGTIITGRWTARCSGSLRLRSACLRFAPEAHLFIPATYQNDLYAESYGFEVSAVWQPLDAWRLRSGYSFLKQNFHTRGPIRSFSEDGETYDPQQQFFVWSDMDLGRKVEWGMRLRYVDDRRGLGIPNYTALDARLAWKPTANCELVVIGRNVLDPHHREAAPQIVSSSNVQVDRAVYAKLTLRF, encoded by the coding sequence ATCCGTCCGAGGCCAACACCGCAACTCTGCAAGGGGACTATTATTACGGGGAGATGGACGGCCAGGTGTTCCGGCTCTCTTCGTCTCCGTTCGGCGTGTTTGCGGTTTGCGCCTGAAGCGCACCTGTTCATTCCCGCCACGTATCAGAACGACCTTTACGCCGAGAGTTATGGATTTGAAGTGTCCGCAGTCTGGCAACCGCTGGACGCCTGGCGCCTGCGCAGCGGCTACAGTTTTCTCAAACAGAACTTCCACACGCGCGGCCCGATTCGATCTTTTTCTGAAGACGGCGAGACCTACGATCCCCAGCAGCAATTCTTTGTCTGGTCAGACATGGATTTGGGGCGCAAGGTGGAATGGGGAATGAGGTTGCGCTACGTAGATGATCGGCGGGGGCTGGGGATTCCGAATTACACCGCTCTGGACGCGCGACTGGCGTGGAAACCCACCGCCAACTGCGAACTCGTCGTCATCGGCCGCAACGTGCTCGACCCGCACCACCGCGAGGCGGCGCCGCAGATTGTCAGTTCGAGCAACGTGCAGGTGGACCGGGCGGTGTATGCGAAGCTGACGTTGCGGTTTTGA
- a CDS encoding TonB-dependent receptor: protein MGPISELSKFHRGLRAIRTIAVPNLASPLVRFALVLAVLACLLAKAEDAPAVDIPNADLLQVSLEDLGRIKVTTVSRRSESLSSAPAAIYVIRPEDIRRSGINSIPELFRTVPGMEVAQANSHQWAITVRGFNSIFANKLLVLMDGRSIYTPTFSGVYWEETDTVLEDIDRIEVIRGPGAALWGANAVNGVINIMTRPANETQGTLISGGGGAEERGFGTVRYGGQLGTNVYFRVYGKYSNRDEFTLTDGRAAGDAWWRSQGGFRLDWYPSEANTATLQGDYYYGEMDGQVFRLSSSPFGVFAVCA from the coding sequence ATCGGTCCAATAAGTGAGTTGAGCAAATTTCACCGCGGTCTGCGAGCCATCCGGACGATTGCAGTGCCAAACCTCGCCAGTCCGCTGGTTCGATTTGCGCTGGTGCTGGCTGTGCTGGCATGCCTCCTCGCGAAGGCTGAGGACGCGCCGGCGGTGGATATTCCGAATGCCGACCTGCTTCAGGTGAGTCTGGAAGATCTGGGGCGAATCAAGGTCACCACGGTCTCGCGAAGGAGCGAGAGTCTGTCGAGCGCGCCGGCGGCCATTTATGTGATCCGCCCGGAAGACATCCGGCGTTCCGGCATCAATTCGATTCCGGAGCTGTTTCGCACGGTGCCCGGAATGGAAGTCGCGCAGGCCAATTCTCATCAATGGGCCATCACGGTGCGCGGGTTCAACAGCATTTTCGCCAACAAACTTCTCGTCTTGATGGATGGGCGTTCGATTTACACCCCGACCTTCTCCGGCGTTTATTGGGAGGAGACCGACACCGTGTTGGAAGATATCGATCGCATCGAGGTGATCCGCGGCCCAGGCGCGGCGCTGTGGGGCGCCAACGCGGTTAACGGCGTGATCAATATCATGACCAGGCCGGCGAATGAAACTCAGGGAACGCTGATCAGCGGCGGCGGCGGCGCAGAGGAGCGGGGCTTTGGAACGGTGCGTTATGGCGGGCAGTTGGGAACCAACGTGTACTTCCGCGTCTATGGGAAATACTCCAACCGGGATGAATTCACCCTGACCGACGGCCGCGCCGCGGGCGACGCCTGGTGGCGGTCGCAAGGGGGATTCCGGCTGGACTGGTATCCGTCCGAGGCCAACACCGCAACTCTGCAAGGGGACTATTATTACGGGGAGATGGACGGCCAGGTGTTCCGGCTCTCTTCGTCTCCGTTCGGCGTGTTTGCGGTTTGCGCCTGA
- a CDS encoding 2-dehydro-3-deoxygalactonokinase, whose amino-acid sequence MTDHSARPACAVCVDMGTTNTRVWLVQGAEVLARAQAGIGVRDSARDGSPARIRAGLRDLIQTVREKGPNARPSCVLAAGMITSPLGLAEVPHVPAPAGKTELAAAMRRFQFQDVTELPIWLVPGVRCGGRSVDLVTIGDVDVMRGEETLCLGLVALGLIQPPATVLNVGSHWKAIHLDGHGRIDSSLTSLSGELIHATQTQTILASAVPRERPSSIDADWCEAGIKEQRRSGLARALFCVRLLELNRIGTPDQRLSFLSGGFVGADLEAMLRRGVIASGASVRITGSGAVAEAWRNALEKSAIHATATSAAELEAALLAGLRVVAEPTALG is encoded by the coding sequence ATGACTGACCACTCGGCAAGGCCGGCATGCGCCGTCTGCGTCGATATGGGCACGACGAACACTCGCGTCTGGCTGGTGCAGGGCGCCGAAGTCCTGGCTCGGGCGCAGGCGGGGATCGGCGTGCGCGACTCGGCACGCGATGGATCGCCGGCCCGGATCAGAGCTGGTCTGCGCGATCTGATTCAAACGGTCCGGGAAAAGGGCCCGAATGCGAGGCCGAGCTGCGTTTTGGCCGCGGGCATGATCACGTCGCCGCTGGGATTGGCCGAGGTTCCCCACGTCCCGGCTCCGGCGGGCAAGACGGAGCTGGCCGCTGCGATGCGTCGATTTCAATTTCAGGACGTTACCGAATTGCCGATCTGGTTGGTTCCAGGCGTGCGCTGCGGCGGACGTTCTGTGGATCTAGTGACAATCGGCGACGTGGATGTGATGCGCGGTGAGGAGACGCTTTGCCTTGGGCTGGTGGCTCTGGGTTTGATTCAGCCGCCGGCGACGGTGCTCAATGTGGGTTCGCACTGGAAAGCGATTCACCTCGACGGGCACGGGCGGATCGATTCGAGTCTGACTTCACTGTCGGGTGAATTGATTCATGCCACGCAGACGCAGACGATTCTGGCCAGTGCCGTGCCTCGCGAGCGGCCGTCGTCAATTGACGCGGATTGGTGTGAAGCCGGCATCAAGGAGCAACGCCGGTCAGGGTTGGCGCGCGCGCTGTTTTGCGTGCGGTTGCTCGAATTGAATCGGATCGGCACGCCGGACCAACGGCTTTCGTTTTTGAGCGGCGGGTTTGTCGGCGCGGATTTGGAAGCGATGCTCCGGCGAGGCGTGATCGCATCGGGAGCCAGCGTCCGGATTACGGGCAGCGGGGCGGTGGCAGAAGCATGGCGAAACGCGCTGGAGAAATCCGCCATTCACGCGACCGCAACTTCCGCAGCCGAACTTGAAGCCGCATTGCTCGCCGGGTTGCGCGTCGTGGCGGAACCAACGGCGTTGGGTTAA
- a CDS encoding bifunctional 4-hydroxy-2-oxoglutarate aldolase/2-dehydro-3-deoxy-phosphogluconate aldolase has protein sequence MSATRWNASLPVHVSIRVRKTAKLPLNSTEILDRIQAGRIIAILRGEFGGREEDIAAVVLNAGITAIEVTLNSPGALDSILRLAKRFSAKMAVGAGTVLAAEEVDRAADVGAQFIVSPNCDARVITATKRRGLASFPGCFTPSEVVAAMQAGADAAKVFPAECLGPGFVKAMRGPLPQVRLVPTGGITPETTRTYLALGAWAVGAGSELLGKDVQSDRGLERLRERARAFTSAVKGSRLPQVTFLKS, from the coding sequence ATTTCAGCGACGCGGTGGAACGCGTCCTTACCAGTTCATGTGTCCATCCGCGTCCGAAAAACCGCAAAGCTTCCCTTGAACTCCACTGAGATTCTCGATCGCATTCAGGCGGGCCGGATCATCGCCATCTTGCGTGGCGAATTCGGCGGACGGGAAGAGGATATTGCGGCGGTCGTTTTGAACGCCGGGATCACTGCCATCGAAGTGACGCTCAATTCTCCCGGAGCGCTGGATTCGATCCTGCGGCTGGCGAAGCGATTCTCGGCGAAGATGGCCGTCGGCGCAGGCACGGTGCTCGCGGCAGAGGAAGTTGACCGAGCCGCGGACGTCGGAGCGCAGTTCATCGTATCGCCGAATTGCGACGCGCGCGTCATTACCGCCACCAAGCGGCGCGGACTCGCCTCATTTCCCGGGTGCTTCACACCGTCGGAAGTGGTCGCGGCGATGCAAGCCGGCGCGGATGCCGCGAAGGTTTTTCCGGCGGAATGCCTGGGGCCGGGCTTTGTGAAAGCGATGCGCGGCCCGTTGCCTCAGGTACGGCTGGTTCCGACCGGGGGGATCACCCCGGAGACGACACGGACGTATTTAGCATTGGGCGCGTGGGCTGTGGGCGCTGGCTCCGAATTGCTGGGGAAGGACGTTCAAAGCGACCGAGGCTTGGAAAGATTACGGGAACGCGCGCGAGCCTTCACGTCGGCTGTGAAGGGCTCAAGGTTGCCTCAGGTTACATTTCTCAAATCATGA
- a CDS encoding alpha/beta hydrolase encodes MKWRLLASVLGVLLSTPVAAQEKPGPNQPAAQAPQRENPQGRPTPTQPALPDGARTFRDLEYVPGGHERQKLDLYLPKEGRQLPLLVWVHGGAWRAGSKDTCPALSFVREGYVVASINYRLSQHAIFPAQIEDCKAAIRWLRANAGQYGIDADRIGVWGSSAGGHLVALLGTAGDAKQFEKGEHLEWSSRVQAVCDWFGPTDFTQMNKAGSSMDHDAADSPESHLIGGPIQNNKEKTARANPITYVSRDDPPFLIMHGDRDPLVPMNQSELLEAALKSAGVEVTFHVVKGAGHGFGGPELTRMVREFFARHLKPRKPLAD; translated from the coding sequence ATGAAATGGAGACTACTCGCCAGCGTGCTGGGGGTCCTGCTTTCGACTCCTGTTGCGGCCCAAGAGAAGCCGGGGCCCAACCAGCCCGCCGCCCAAGCGCCGCAAAGGGAGAACCCGCAAGGCCGTCCGACGCCCACTCAACCCGCGTTGCCGGACGGGGCGCGCACCTTCCGCGATCTCGAATACGTTCCGGGTGGACACGAGCGTCAGAAACTGGATCTTTATTTGCCCAAGGAAGGGCGCCAATTGCCTCTGCTTGTTTGGGTGCACGGGGGTGCGTGGCGTGCAGGCAGCAAAGATACGTGTCCGGCTCTCTCATTTGTCCGGGAAGGCTACGTCGTCGCGAGCATCAATTATCGCCTCAGTCAGCATGCGATTTTCCCGGCGCAGATCGAGGACTGCAAAGCGGCGATCCGCTGGCTGCGCGCAAACGCCGGCCAGTATGGAATCGATGCCGACCGGATCGGTGTCTGGGGATCTTCCGCGGGCGGTCATCTGGTGGCCCTGCTCGGCACGGCCGGAGACGCGAAGCAGTTTGAGAAGGGCGAGCATCTCGAGTGGTCCAGCCGGGTCCAGGCGGTATGTGATTGGTTCGGGCCGACCGATTTTACGCAGATGAACAAGGCCGGGAGCAGCATGGATCATGACGCGGCAGACTCTCCGGAGTCGCACCTGATCGGTGGACCGATCCAGAACAACAAGGAAAAGACAGCGCGCGCGAATCCGATCACGTACGTCAGCCGTGACGATCCGCCCTTCTTGATCATGCACGGCGACAGGGATCCGCTGGTGCCCATGAATCAAAGCGAATTGCTTGAGGCGGCGTTGAAGAGCGCGGGCGTGGAAGTGACGTTCCATGTAGTCAAGGGCGCCGGCCACGGATTCGGCGGCCCGGAACTCACCCGAATGGTCCGCGAATTCTTCGCGAGGCATCTGAAACCGCGCAAACCGCTGGCCGATTGA
- a CDS encoding class I SAM-dependent methyltransferase, giving the protein MNDDLRRETAGLIKSWMRHDEEMLRDYLVSGVEDPRINLQSILTRHFLIEALFSGQFALLMEHELRFGAVMNWLLKLAKKPGGFEDFASLLYALERGADNAEGLPIPAFLSQTFARLPAVVDAWIVPQYIHETLSATRPTETGSRLADERLSTFERIWWTALENETPRGLRVFEPACGSATDYRFLHSFGLARLVDYFGCDLCEKNIRNARAMFPETRFDLGNIFEVEAPDKTFDLCLVHDLFEHLSIAALDRAAGEIGRVTREGLCLGFFNMHEEAEHLVRAVEDYHWNTLSLARTGALFEQQGFVVQPIHLGTFLKWRIGCEETHNENAYTFFATAAER; this is encoded by the coding sequence ATGAACGACGATTTACGCCGAGAAACCGCGGGGCTGATCAAATCGTGGATGCGGCATGACGAGGAGATGCTCCGGGATTATCTCGTTTCCGGCGTGGAGGACCCGCGGATCAACCTCCAGAGCATTCTCACGCGGCACTTCCTGATCGAGGCTTTGTTCAGCGGCCAGTTCGCGCTCCTAATGGAACATGAACTCCGCTTTGGCGCCGTCATGAACTGGCTGCTGAAGCTCGCCAAAAAGCCGGGCGGCTTCGAGGATTTCGCAAGCCTGCTCTACGCCTTGGAGCGCGGAGCCGACAATGCCGAGGGCCTCCCCATCCCGGCCTTTCTTTCCCAAACTTTCGCGCGCTTGCCGGCGGTTGTGGATGCATGGATCGTTCCTCAGTACATCCATGAGACGCTGTCCGCAACGAGGCCGACGGAAACCGGGTCGCGACTTGCCGATGAACGGCTCTCCACCTTCGAGCGAATTTGGTGGACGGCGCTGGAGAATGAAACGCCGCGCGGCCTCCGGGTGTTCGAACCCGCTTGCGGTTCCGCCACCGATTACCGGTTCCTGCACTCGTTCGGCCTCGCGCGGCTGGTGGACTACTTCGGTTGCGATCTGTGCGAAAAAAACATTCGCAATGCCCGCGCGATGTTTCCCGAAACCCGGTTCGATCTCGGGAACATCTTTGAAGTGGAGGCGCCGGACAAAACGTTCGATCTCTGTCTGGTCCACGACCTGTTCGAGCATTTGTCAATTGCGGCCTTGGATCGGGCTGCAGGAGAAATCGGCCGTGTCACACGCGAGGGGCTTTGCCTGGGCTTCTTCAACATGCATGAGGAAGCCGAGCACCTCGTCAGAGCCGTCGAGGATTATCACTGGAACACGCTCAGCCTCGCGCGGACCGGCGCGTTGTTCGAGCAACAGGGCTTCGTGGTTCAACCGATCCATCTCGGCACGTTCTTGAAATGGAGGATCGGCTGCGAAGAGACGCACAATGAAAACGCCTACACCTTCTTCGCCACCGCGGCGGAGCGTTGA
- a CDS encoding DUF1349 domain-containing protein, translating to MTARLEFLVGLTVFVTSACRADEVLFQDDFAGKLGEGWSWVREHREARRVSPRGLEVRIEPGNMWGPANNAKNVLVRAAPDAAKGEIEVSVNVENRPTEQYEQVDLVWYYDDSHMVKIGLELVDGRLSIVMGREEGDRTRTIAIIPQLSPVVRLKFLVSGGRIRGQFRTTDAEAWRTAGECDLPARGPAKISLQCYQGPAGVEHWARLTDFRVVRLGAQEPGSARKP from the coding sequence ATGACAGCTCGTTTGGAATTCCTTGTTGGGTTAACCGTTTTTGTGACGTCGGCCTGTCGCGCGGACGAGGTGCTGTTCCAGGACGATTTCGCGGGCAAGCTCGGCGAAGGCTGGTCCTGGGTGCGCGAGCATCGCGAAGCCCGGCGCGTCTCGCCGCGCGGACTCGAAGTGCGCATCGAGCCCGGCAATATGTGGGGACCAGCCAACAACGCGAAAAATGTTTTGGTGCGCGCCGCGCCGGACGCGGCCAAGGGCGAAATCGAAGTTTCGGTCAACGTCGAAAACCGTCCGACGGAGCAATACGAACAAGTCGATCTCGTCTGGTATTACGATGACAGCCACATGGTGAAGATCGGGCTGGAACTCGTGGATGGTCGATTGAGCATCGTCATGGGCCGCGAGGAAGGCGACCGCACGCGCACGATCGCTATCATCCCGCAATTGTCGCCGGTTGTGCGGCTGAAATTCCTGGTGAGCGGTGGACGAATTCGCGGGCAGTTCCGCACCACCGACGCGGAAGCCTGGCGCACCGCGGGCGAATGCGACTTGCCTGCGCGCGGCCCGGCCAAAATCAGCCTGCAGTGTTATCAAGGCCCGGCTGGAGTCGAGCACTGGGCGCGCCTCACCGACTTCCGCGTTGTTCGGCTCGGGGCGCAGGAGCCTGGCTCCGCGCGCAAACCATGA
- a CDS encoding peptidase, which yields MNRVVGLETEYGCLTNDPSGPPSAVGRVRNWIFDRARFGLPDMHQRDWDEPAGNGGFLFNGGRAYVDMGHLEYCTPECLSLIDLLRYDRAGDAILVQALKDLRLHDHVSFIRNNIDHYSGATFGCHENYLVRRSAPSLTEANVLSLLAFLTLRQLYGGAGRVGSTPGAELRGDLIRPGADSYFQISQRADYINNDLFEWVQFNRAIINTRDEPLADARKYRRLHLLHGDTSVLPTTLMLKVGTTSLVLDLLELDRMPKMVLADAVLSFRGISHQPDGPWIVTLSDGRTENAVELLFQFYEAARSEFSGRDEETNVVLDVWQETLTALGKQPEALVGKVDWVTKRWLFQQFVEREKIAWVDPWLRAQDLEFHHVDPARNLGLALAQTPPPWEITSADISEATRRAPTNTRAQIRSHIMQQLRNHSIRYFVDWEVIDAEGISSLNLLNPFEASTDTVASWCRQLNNTRG from the coding sequence ATGAATCGCGTCGTAGGTCTCGAGACCGAATACGGATGTTTGACCAACGATCCGTCCGGCCCGCCCAGCGCTGTGGGGCGGGTCCGGAACTGGATTTTTGATCGCGCCCGCTTCGGCCTTCCCGACATGCACCAGCGCGACTGGGACGAACCGGCGGGCAACGGCGGATTCCTGTTCAATGGCGGACGGGCCTATGTCGATATGGGGCACCTGGAATACTGCACGCCCGAATGCCTGTCTCTGATCGATCTGCTGCGCTACGACCGCGCGGGCGATGCCATTTTGGTTCAAGCGCTGAAGGATTTGCGGCTGCACGATCACGTCAGCTTCATTCGGAACAACATCGACCACTACTCCGGCGCCACGTTCGGCTGCCACGAGAATTACCTCGTGCGGCGTTCCGCTCCGTCGTTGACCGAAGCGAACGTTTTGTCGTTGCTCGCGTTTCTCACGCTCCGGCAGCTTTACGGCGGCGCGGGGCGTGTCGGTTCCACGCCAGGCGCCGAATTGCGCGGAGACCTGATCCGGCCCGGCGCCGACAGTTATTTCCAAATCAGCCAGCGCGCGGACTACATCAACAACGATCTCTTCGAATGGGTCCAATTCAACCGCGCCATCATCAACACGCGCGACGAACCGCTCGCCGACGCCCGCAAGTACCGCCGCCTGCATCTGCTGCACGGCGACACGAGCGTGCTGCCGACGACGTTGATGTTGAAAGTCGGAACGACTTCGCTCGTGCTCGACCTCCTGGAATTGGATCGGATGCCCAAAATGGTGCTGGCGGACGCGGTGCTGAGCTTTCGCGGCATCTCCCACCAACCGGACGGCCCCTGGATCGTGACGCTGTCCGATGGCCGCACCGAGAATGCCGTGGAGTTGCTCTTTCAGTTTTACGAAGCCGCCCGAAGCGAATTCAGCGGGCGCGACGAAGAGACGAACGTGGTGCTGGACGTCTGGCAGGAAACATTGACTGCCCTGGGCAAGCAACCGGAGGCGCTGGTCGGGAAAGTGGATTGGGTCACCAAACGCTGGCTGTTTCAACAATTCGTCGAGCGGGAGAAGATCGCGTGGGTCGATCCCTGGCTGCGCGCGCAGGATCTGGAATTTCATCACGTCGATCCCGCGCGCAATCTGGGATTGGCGCTCGCGCAAACGCCGCCGCCGTGGGAGATCACCAGCGCTGACATCTCGGAAGCGACGCGGCGGGCGCCGACGAACACGCGCGCCCAGATTCGTTCCCACATCATGCAGCAGCTCCGCAATCACTCGATTCGCTATTTCGTCGATTGGGAAGTGATCGACGCCGAAGGCATCAGCTCGCTCAATTTGCTGAATCCGTTTGAAGCCTCGACCGACACCGTCGCCAGTTGGTGCCGGCAACTGAATAATACGCGGGGATAA
- a CDS encoding proteasome subunit alpha, with amino-acid sequence MTEEPYRWLEAIENRREYVREQIKSGSPVFAASLPDGILLLGIGTGNSKVFELFDRHALAGLGHPADMEKIRQAAIDAAHLEAFTRAPEDVSLRRLVSFGLSPQLKTHFEQIYSAPFLVELLLVEVGAEPGHDLLFRLHFDGAFQYQTQGIILAAGLPEPEKAALEWLSQNAAGKRERRELADLLLQVWWCLLEHKSFTENPPSEEERRAGWRAAVNGKIVEIGWLARKSPRLARFEMLPLEQIGL; translated from the coding sequence ATGACCGAAGAGCCTTATCGTTGGCTGGAGGCCATTGAGAACCGCCGCGAATACGTTCGCGAGCAGATCAAAAGCGGCTCTCCCGTGTTTGCCGCGAGTTTGCCGGACGGCATTCTTCTCCTCGGCATCGGCACCGGCAATTCGAAGGTCTTCGAGCTCTTTGACCGGCACGCGCTGGCGGGCCTGGGGCATCCGGCGGACATGGAGAAAATTCGCCAGGCGGCGATCGACGCCGCGCACCTGGAAGCGTTCACGCGCGCGCCGGAGGATGTCAGTTTGCGCCGGCTGGTCAGCTTCGGGCTGAGTCCGCAATTGAAGACGCACTTCGAGCAAATCTACAGCGCGCCCTTTTTAGTGGAACTGCTGCTCGTGGAAGTCGGCGCCGAACCGGGACACGACTTGCTGTTTCGTCTCCATTTCGACGGCGCATTTCAGTACCAAACACAAGGAATCATTTTGGCCGCGGGCCTTCCGGAGCCGGAGAAAGCCGCGCTGGAATGGTTGAGCCAAAACGCGGCCGGCAAAAGGGAGAGACGCGAGTTGGCGGACTTGCTCCTTCAGGTCTGGTGGTGTTTGCTAGAGCATAAGTCTTTCACGGAGAATCCTCCCTCCGAGGAGGAACGCCGAGCCGGCTGGCGCGCCGCCGTGAATGGAAAAATCGTGGAGATCGGCTGGCTGGCGCGGAAAAGCCCGCGGCTGGCCCGCTTTGAAATGCTGCCTTTGGAGCAAATCGGATTATGA
- a CDS encoding proteasome subunit alpha: protein MSDPAPIAGDFLSLLAARQVPPLRGDVSLSAPVQTQATTVFAFHFADGILMAGDRRATAGNIIVTDRVDKVIEIDATSLLAIAGVPATAFEMARVLQTSFEYYRRSQLQPLSLPAKVRALARLLRENLPMTMQGIGVVMPLFAGLDHATAPARAKIYFYDPLGAQFHAVGYAASGSGSGTIRSILSFQERHGGPKPSEMQLPQAVQFALRLLMVASEFDSATGGVNPETRTFATIKVLRSAGVETIEAEQQAGFLRA from the coding sequence ATGAGCGATCCCGCGCCGATTGCCGGCGATTTTCTCTCCTTGCTCGCGGCCCGCCAGGTGCCGCCGCTGCGAGGCGATGTTTCTCTTTCCGCTCCCGTTCAGACTCAAGCCACAACTGTCTTCGCCTTCCATTTCGCCGACGGCATCTTGATGGCGGGCGATCGCAGGGCCACTGCCGGGAACATCATCGTCACCGATCGCGTGGACAAAGTCATCGAGATCGATGCCACCTCGCTTCTCGCCATCGCGGGAGTGCCGGCCACGGCGTTCGAAATGGCGCGAGTGCTGCAAACTTCCTTCGAATACTATCGGCGAAGCCAATTGCAGCCGCTCAGTCTGCCCGCCAAAGTCCGGGCGCTGGCGCGGCTGCTGCGCGAGAACCTTCCCATGACAATGCAAGGCATCGGCGTCGTCATGCCGCTCTTTGCCGGTCTGGACCACGCGACTGCTCCAGCTCGCGCCAAGATTTATTTCTACGATCCGCTGGGCGCGCAGTTTCACGCGGTCGGCTACGCGGCTTCCGGTTCCGGCTCCGGCACCATCCGAAGCATTCTCAGTTTTCAGGAGAGGCACGGCGGGCCAAAGCCCTCGGAGATGCAACTGCCCCAGGCCGTGCAGTTCGCCCTGCGCCTGCTCATGGTCGCGTCGGAATTCGATTCCGCCACCGGCGGCGTGAACCCGGAGACGCGGACGTTCGCCACCATCAAAGTGCTCCGTTCCGCCGGCGTGGAAACAATCGAAGCGGAGCAGCAAGCCGGATTTTTGCGCGCATGA
- a CDS encoding ubiquitin-like protein UBact, with translation MPDQAQRTRPVAPGPSGGGDGPSAPKVDKPNVEELLKRMRKVDPDQAKRYRQRTGQ, from the coding sequence ATGCCAGACCAAGCTCAGAGAACTCGTCCCGTCGCCCCTGGACCGAGTGGAGGCGGCGATGGCCCCAGCGCACCCAAGGTCGATAAACCCAATGTCGAAGAACTTCTGAAGCGGATGCGCAAGGTGGATCCTGATCAGGCCAAGCGCTACCGACAGCGCACCGGCCAATGA